The Cucumis melo cultivar AY chromosome 6, USDA_Cmelo_AY_1.0, whole genome shotgun sequence genome includes a region encoding these proteins:
- the LOC103490634 gene encoding kinesin-like protein KIN-14E isoform X3, producing the protein MMHKQIHSSGKRGFFSKRSVGPQVREKFTFEDMLCFQKDPIPTSLLKINSDLVSRATKLFQIILKYMGVDSSDRVNATSLDERIELVGKLYKHTLKRSELRDELFIQISKQTRNSPDRQYLIKAWELMYLCASAMPPSKDIGGYLSEYVHNVAQGVSTDPEVRVLALNTLNALKRCMKAGPRHIIPGREEIEALLTGRKLTTIVFFLDETFEEITYDMTTTVADSVEEEVYMEQAPGFVALGKGDKELSGVIKLSAHSSFSLFECRKFVSGAKALDLGNEEYVGLDDNKYIGDLLAEFKATKDRSKGEILHFKLTFKKKLFRESDEAVVDPMFIQLSYVQLQHDYLLGNYPVGRDDAAQLSALQILVEIGFITSPESCTDWNSLLERFVPRQIAITRPKREWELDILSRFRSMEHLTKDDARQQFLRILRTLPYGNSVFFGVRKIDDPIGLLPGRIILGINKRGVHFFRPVPKEYLHSAELRDIMQFGSSNTAVFFKMRVAGVLHIFQFETKQGEEICIALQTHINDVMLRRYSKARSAAVGSMLGDSSCNLKTQSVEAYEKRVQDLSKGIEESKRNAEQLLKELHEKNKQEVVMQEELETLKESLKFEKQNLAEATQSLERLRSQYDEKDNEHQIMLIERRGLEAKIAKLSTMMLENNGKKDTVGIDEQLLQKLQDELRLRNDELQASEEIRKKLVNEKLFLEQRIFGLEKKTSNEMEHLQISFEHERKVLKLKVAELEKKLEEITQELAVMESTLTTRNSDLAALQNNLKELEELREMKEDIDRKNEQTANILKMQGAQLAEMEALYKEEQVLRKRYFNMIEDMKGKIRVYCRLRPLNDKEIMEKEKNVLTSLDEFTVEHLWKDDKLKQHMYDHVFDGTASQEDVFEDTRYLVQSAVDGYNVCIFAYGQTGSGKTFTIYGSEDHPGLTPRAIGELFRILKRDSNKFSFSLKAYMVELYQDTLVDLLLPRNAKRLRLEIKKDAKGMVSIENVTIASISTFEELKNIIYRGLEQRHTSETQMNEESSRSHLILSIIIESTNLQTQSVSKGKLSFVDLAGSERVKKSGSSGSQLKEAQSINKSLSALGDVISALSSGGQHIPYRNHKLTMLMSDSLGGNAKTLMFVNVSPAESNLDETYNSLMYASRVRSIVNDPSKNVSSKEVARLKKMVAYWKEQAGRRGEDEELEEIQNERHTKEKGDVRYSM; encoded by the exons ATGATGCACAAACAAATCCATTCTTCTGGAAAGCGTGGATTCTTTTCCAAAAGATCTGTAGGTCCTCAAGTTCGAGAAAAATTCACATTTGAAGATATGTTATGTTTCCAAAAG GATCCTATACCAACTTCGTTGCTTAAAATTAACTCTGACCtggtgagccgagccacaaaaCTATTCCAAATAATCTTGAAGTACATGGGTGTTGACTCTTCTGATAGAGTCAATGCAACAAGCTTAGATGAACGAATTGAACTTGTTGGAAAACTGTACAAGCACACTTTGAAACGTTCAGAGCTACGAGATGAACTTTTTATCCAAATCTCTAAGCAAACCAGAAATTCTCCTGATAG GCAGTATTTAATCAAAGCATGGGAGCTGATGTATTTATGTGCATCTGCTATGCCTCCTAGCAAAGATATTGGTGGATATTTATCAGAGTATGTTCACAATGTTGCTCAAGGTGTAAGTACTGATCCGGAGGTTCGAGTTCTTGCATTAAATACACTGAATGCTTTAAAGCGTTGCATGAAGGCTGGTCCCAGGCATATAATACCTGGTCGTGAGGAAATCGAAGCTCTTTTGACAGGCCGAAAACTTACAACTATTGTCTTCTTTTTGGATGAAACTTTTGAAGAAATTACATATGATATGACAACAACGGTGGCTGATTCTGTTGAG GAGGAAGTCTATATGGAGCAAGCACCTGGGTTTGTTGCTCTGGGGAAGGGTGATAAG GAACTTTCAGGTGTTATAAAACTGTCAGCACACTCTAGCTTCAGTCTTTTTGAATGCCGTAAGTTCGTTAGTGGAGCTAAAGCACTTGATCTAGGGAATG AGGAGTATGTTGGGCTTGATGATAATAAATATATTGGAGATCTGCTAGCAGAATTCAAGGCAACAAAAGATCGAAGCAAAGGAGAAATTCTGCACTTCAAGTTGACTTTTAAAAAGAAGCTGTTTCGGGAGTCTGATGAAGCTGTAGTGGACCCAATGTTTATACAACTATCATATGTTCAG CTGCAACATGACTATCTGTTGGGAAATTATCCTGTTGGAAGGGACGATGCTGCACAGCTTTCAGCATTACAAATCCTTGTTGAAATTGGATTTATTACCAGTCCAGAATCTTGCAC TGATTGGAATTCGCTTCTAGAAAGATTTGTACCAAGACAAATTGCCATAACAAGACCAAAGCGAGAGTGGGAGTTGGATATTCTCTCGCGTTTTCGTTCAATG GAACATCTAACAAAGGATGATGCAAGACAACAGTTTCTTCGAATATTGAGAACACTTCCTTATGGGAATTCAGTTTTCTTTGGCGTCCGGAAGATTGATGATCCCATTGGACTTCTACCTGGACGAATCATTTTGGGTATCAACAAGAGAGGG GTTCATTTCTTCCGTCCAGTTCCAAAGGAGTATTTACATTCTGCTGAATTAAGAGATATAATGCAATTCGGTAGCAGTAACACTGCAGTCTTTTTTAAGATGAGAGTTGCTGGTGTCCTGCACATTTTCCAGTTTGAGACCAAGCAG GGAGAAGAAATTTGCATTGCTCTCCAGACACACATAAATGACGTCATGTTGCGTCGTTACTCTAAAGCTCGATCTGCTGCTGTTGGCTCCATGCTTGGAGACTCCTCCTGCAACTTAAAGACTCAAAGTGTGGAAGCATATGAGAAACGAGTTCAAGATTTGAGTAAGGGCATTGAAGAGTCTAAGAGAAATGCTGAACAA TTGCTAAAGGAATTGCATGAAAAGAATAAGCAAGAAGTGGTAATGCAAGAAGAATTGGAAACTCTAAAAGAATCCTTGAAATTTGAAAAGCAAAACTTAGCTGAGGCAACACAGAGTCTTGAGAGGTTGAGATCGCAGTATGATGAAAAAGACAATGAACATCAG ATCATGTTAATCGAAAGAAGGGGTTTGGAAGCAAAAATTGCAAAATTGAGCACTATGATGTTGGAAAATAACGGGAAAAAAGATACGGTTGGAATTGATGAACAG CTTCTACAAAAACTTCAAGATGAGTTGAGGCTTCGAAATGATGAGTTGCAAGCGTCTgaagaaattagaaagaaaCTGGTAAATGAAAAGCTGTTCTTGGAACAAAGAATTTTTGGACTTGAGAAGAAGACTAGCAATGAG ATGGAACATCTCCAGATAAGCTTTGAACATGAACGCAAAGTCTTGAAGCTGAAAGTGGCAGAACTTGAAAAAAAGCTTGAAGAAATAACTCAAGAACTAGCTGTCATGGAGTCAACTCTCACGACCAGGAACTCTGATTTGGCTGCCCTGCAAAATAATTTGAAGGAACTAGAGGAACTAAGAGAGATGAAAGAG gatatTGACCGAAAGAATGAGCAAACAGCCAACATTTTGAAGATGCAAGGGGCTCAGCTAGCTGAGATGGAAGCGCTTTACAAGGAAGAGCAAGTTCTGAGGAAACGCTATTTCAACATGATAGAAG ATATGAAAGGAAAGATTAGAGTTTATTGTCGACTTCGACCTCTTAATGATAAAGAAATTatggaaaaagagaaaaatgtgcTTACTAGTCTAGATGAGTTCACAGTTGAACATCTATGGAAGGATGATAAGCTGAAGCAACATATGTACGATCATGTATTTGATGGCACTGCCTCCCAGGAAGATGTTTTTGAAGATACACGG TATCTTGTCCAGTCTGCTGTAGATGGTTATAATGTATGCATCTTTGCTTATGGTCAAACTGGTTCTGGGAAGACATTTACAATATATGGATCTGAGGACCACCCTGGATTAACACCTCGTGCAATTGGAGAACTTTTTAGGATTTTGAAGAGGGATAGTAACAAGTTCTCATTTTCTTTGAAG GCTTACATGGTAGAATTATATCAAGATACGTTGGTAGATCTTCTTCTGCCAAGGAATGCAAAACGATTGAGATTAGAGATAAAAAAGGATGCAAAG GGAATGGTATCCATTGAAAACGTTACAATAGCTTCTATCTCAACATttgaagaattgaaaaatattatttatagaGGATTGGAGCAACGGCATACTTCGGAGACTCAAATGAATGAAGAAAGTTCAAGATCACATTTGATACTTTCAATTATTATTGAAAGTACCAACCTTCAGACACAATCTGTTTCTAAAGGGAAG CTTAGTTTTGTTGACCTTGCGGGATCAGAGAGAGTGAAGAAATCAGGCTCTTCTGGTAGCCAACTTAAGGAAGCTCAAAGCATAAATAAATCACTTTCGGCTCTTGGAGATGTCATCAGTGCTTTGTCTTCAGGGGGTCAACACATACCTTACAGAAATCATAAGCTCACTATGCTGATGAGTGATTCACTCGGTGGCAATGCCAAAACGCTTATGTTTGTCAATGTCTCTCCAGCCGAATCCAACCTGGATGAGACGTACAATTCACTCAT GTATGCATCAAGAGTTCGATCAATTGTTAATGATCCAAGCAAAAATGTATCATCTAAGGAGGTTGCTCGACTGAAAAAAATGGTTGCTTATTGGAAAGAACAAGCAGGTAGGAGGGGAGAGGATGAGGAGTTGGAAGAAATTCAAAACGAACGACATACTAAAGAAAAAGGAGACGTTAGATATTCCATGTAG